The proteins below are encoded in one region of Lytechinus pictus isolate F3 Inbred chromosome 11, Lp3.0, whole genome shotgun sequence:
- the LOC129271091 gene encoding uncharacterized protein LOC129271091, with product MIDMAAPPTQLHHANHFVDMAPMLSLKLGHVNPSFSAITSPTDADTVAKFNPLPTSKVIKSRPPHITLSQPGKVLGRADTTMAPTPRCNLVSPVVQSPTLPNSERVQIKTDTSEVEDSRSPTLIAAPQVMLTGSNPDMKPDITTEIGSTGGVKRKHFSPQVTWTFPTVVNPALASQGLSELQQQPQSHQAPTNPHQQTFTVHPRSQKVFHLPRQAMHAPVIERTGSGKVVRRMFTNSRERWRQQNVNSAFAELRKLLPTHPIDKKLSKNEILRLTIRYINFLMKLRDDQSDGSDVEEAVAAPMETYENIEPEIPSPTPMVVKTEPDPNSPIEVIGYPPMTCEPVRHRARSSRSSSESGIGDSESICGSTGSVCGSANSVYFSESSDDQLCPGDISPPWFSSPASNESL from the coding sequence ATGATTGACATGGCAGCCCCTCCCACCCAACTCCACCACGCCAATCACTTCGTTGATATGGCCCCGATGTTGTCACTCAAACTCGGCCACGTCAACCCGAGCTTCTCCGCGATCACCTCACCGACCGATGCGGATACCGTAGCGAAGTTCAACCCGCTGCCAACCAGCAAGGTGATCAAGTCTCGACCACCTCACATCACTCTATCTCAACCCGGGAAGGTCTTAGGTCGTGCAGATACGACCATGGCTCCAACACCGAGATGCAACCTGGTTAGCCCGGTAGTCCAGAGTCCTACTCTTCCGAATTCTGAACGCGTCCAAATCAAAACCGACACATCTGAAGTCGAGGACTCGCGTTCACCGACGCTCATCGCAGCCCCGCAAGTGATGTTGACTGGTTCCAATCCAGACATGAAGCCAGACATCACCACAGAGATTGGTTCCACCGGCGGTGTAAAACGAAAGCACTTTTCACCCCAGGTGACTTGGACCTTCCCGACTGTTGTTAACCCTGCGTTGGCTAGCCAAGGGCTCTCTGAGCTTCAGCAACAGCCCCAGTCGCACCAAGCACCGACCAACCCTCACCAGCAGACGTTCACCGTACATCCAAGAAGTCAGAAAGTATTTCATCTTCCTCGTCAAGCCATGCACGCACCGGTAATTGAGCGGACAGGCTCGGGAAAAGTCGTCCGCCGAATGTTCACCAACAGCAGAGAGCGATGGCGGCAACAGAATGTCAACTCTGCCTTTGCCGAGCTTCGCAAGCTGCTCCCCACCCACCCTATTGATAAGAAGCTGAGTAAGAACGAGATTCTTCGCCTCACCATACGGTACATCAACTTCCTGATGAAGCTTCGTGATGACCAGAGTGACGGAAGTGACGTCGAGGAAGCTGTTGCTGCACCCATGGAGACCTACGAGAACATCGAACCCGAAATTCCCTCTCCGACTCCGATGGTGGTCAAAACCGAGCCCGATCCCAACTCACCAATCGAAGTCATCGGTTACCCTCCAATGACCTGCGAACCGGTCCGACACCGAGCGAGGAGCAGTCGAAGTTCGTCCGAAAGTGGGATCGGTGATTCGGAAAGCATTTGCGGGAGCACGGGAAGTGTCTGCGGAAGCGCGAACAGCGTTTATTTCAGCGAATCCAGCGACGACCAGCTATGTCCTGGTGATATCAGCCCGCCTTGGTTCTCATCGCCAGCTAGCAATGAGAGCCTTTAA